From the Bacteroidota bacterium genome, one window contains:
- a CDS encoding T9SS type A sorting domain-containing protein, protein MQNKKFTTILIQVCLLFVSLPSAAQPSIAPDWVNNIGLDNGADEVRSMAVDGSGNVYVTGSFQGLAVDFDPSGSTYNLASVGGSVNSDVFLAKYNSSGSFVWAFSIGGTSADASYGVAVAGDYVYLTGVINGTSAIDMDPSSNTNTLTGAGSTDAFVAKYTASLTPSSTSFYQWAFAIGGTGADAAYQVLVSGTDIYFCGSVYGSTAIDMDPSTNTNNITGSGNNNDGFIAKYDGNFSPSSTSFYTWAFLYGRSTTSDIVYSITIQSNHIYMAGQLSSSFASDMDPSVNTFTLGANGAASDIVVAKYDASLTPSNTSFFVWAFRVGGTTADVAYKITNNGDNIYLTGAINGTTAIDMDPSTNTNSITGAGSTDIFVAKYDGSLTPSNTSFYQWAFRAGSTGGDIGYDLFLNGTDIYLAGLINGTTAIDMDPSTNTNNITGLGSNEGFYAKYDGSLASSNTSFYQWAFPIGGTANDVAYTAALASTHVYIGGNILSTTVDMDPSGSTANLGSPSGTTDCFIGKYSTAGAYSNAFAIGATGGSDAGSSIVVDGSGNVYAAGTFTGSNVDFDPSGSTSYLSSNGNSDAYIVKYNSSGALVWAFSLGGSGADNIKTIKVSGTTVYIIGTINGTSAIDFDPSSNTNNITGAGNDDIFVAKYDGSLDPTNTSFYKWAFNIGNPEREEQGNITINGTDLYLTGATRSTSSLDLDPSTNTNSVITATSTFYLFMAKYDLNFAPSSTSFFKWGFNTDLDNTQSISTLNISGTDIILTSNKVSESSIVDIDPSANTYTITGRGMTMIKYDGTTTPSNTSFFQWGWCLGDLQMSNFPTSVYDAVLDGTNLFIAGMAGEGTDIDPSSNVNTFPGLCGFTDILVAKYDISLNPSSTSFFQWAFTLSSTSDCTFGSQERAVGLVIFDDDLYVVGSIDDTPVDLDPSTNTNSVSPTSAGQAFVAVYKKNLIPTNTFFHQWGFIPTGGGGSGVDIEVDAIGDLYVTGSFYSENVDFDPTAGSLAHSACLTGATTTNSFVGKYASGIPLPIQLVSFNAEPENNTHVNVWWETASEVNNEYFVVERSQDAKKFEPILWINAKGNSYTKINYSIVDSFPFQGVSYYRLKQIDFDGEYSYSNLVAVMLKNESINIFPNPANDQIMILVNDEYFSNGYEISIVDAMGKKHFVGSSTQEKYELDIGELFLPCGVYSIKLQSAKSSTSQKVVLVR, encoded by the coding sequence ATGCAAAATAAAAAATTTACGACTATACTAATACAAGTTTGTTTACTCTTTGTTTCTCTTCCATCCGCAGCTCAACCAAGCATTGCACCCGATTGGGTAAATAATATTGGTTTAGACAATGGCGCAGACGAAGTGCGCTCTATGGCAGTAGATGGTTCGGGCAACGTATATGTTACCGGTTCCTTTCAAGGACTAGCTGTAGATTTTGATCCTAGCGGAAGTACGTACAATTTAGCTTCCGTAGGGGGATCTGTAAATAGCGATGTTTTCTTAGCTAAATACAACAGCTCAGGAAGCTTTGTTTGGGCTTTTTCTATTGGAGGCACTTCGGCCGATGCAAGTTATGGAGTAGCGGTTGCCGGAGACTATGTGTATCTAACCGGTGTTATTAATGGTACCAGTGCCATAGACATGGATCCCTCCTCGAATACAAATACTTTAACCGGTGCCGGATCTACTGATGCCTTTGTAGCAAAATACACCGCTAGCCTTACGCCTTCTAGTACTTCCTTTTACCAATGGGCCTTCGCAATAGGAGGCACAGGAGCCGATGCAGCCTACCAAGTACTTGTTTCCGGAACCGACATCTATTTTTGTGGAAGCGTTTATGGATCAACAGCGATAGATATGGATCCCTCTACAAATACTAACAATATAACAGGTTCGGGTAACAACAACGATGGCTTTATAGCCAAATACGATGGTAATTTCAGCCCATCCAGCACTTCGTTCTATACATGGGCTTTTTTGTATGGACGATCAACCACTAGTGATATTGTGTATAGTATAACCATCCAATCCAATCATATTTATATGGCTGGGCAGCTTTCGTCCTCGTTTGCTTCCGACATGGATCCGTCTGTAAACACATTTACCCTTGGTGCAAATGGCGCTGCTAGTGATATTGTGGTGGCCAAATACGATGCAAGCCTAACCCCATCTAACACTTCTTTTTTTGTTTGGGCTTTTAGGGTTGGGGGCACCACTGCCGATGTAGCTTATAAAATAACCAACAACGGAGACAACATCTATCTTACTGGTGCCATTAATGGCACCACAGCTATAGATATGGATCCATCCACCAACACCAACTCTATTACAGGTGCGGGTAGTACCGATATTTTTGTTGCTAAATACGATGGTAGTTTAACTCCCTCCAATACCTCTTTCTATCAGTGGGCTTTTAGAGCAGGTTCTACCGGAGGCGATATCGGATACGATTTATTTTTAAACGGAACCGATATCTATTTAGCTGGGCTCATTAATGGTACTACCGCTATAGACATGGACCCATCTACCAATACAAATAACATAACAGGGCTTGGTTCTAACGAAGGCTTTTATGCCAAATACGATGGCAGCTTAGCTTCCTCCAATACCTCTTTTTACCAGTGGGCATTCCCTATTGGCGGTACAGCTAATGATGTTGCATATACTGCAGCATTGGCTTCTACGCATGTATACATTGGTGGTAATATTTTAAGTACTACAGTGGATATGGACCCTAGCGGAAGTACAGCTAATTTAGGCTCTCCATCAGGAACAACCGACTGCTTTATTGGAAAATACAGCACAGCCGGAGCATACAGTAATGCCTTTGCTATAGGTGCAACAGGTGGTAGTGATGCCGGAAGCTCCATTGTAGTAGATGGTTCAGGGAATGTATATGCAGCGGGGACTTTTACAGGAAGTAATGTGGATTTTGATCCCTCCGGCTCAACATCTTATTTATCATCTAATGGCAATTCAGATGCCTACATAGTAAAATATAACAGCTCTGGCGCCCTCGTTTGGGCATTTTCATTAGGGGGTAGCGGTGCCGACAATATAAAAACTATAAAAGTTAGCGGAACCACAGTTTATATTATTGGTACCATAAATGGTACAAGCGCCATAGATTTTGATCCTTCTAGCAATACCAATAACATTACCGGAGCTGGCAATGACGATATTTTTGTAGCTAAATACGATGGTAGCTTAGATCCCACCAACACCTCTTTTTACAAATGGGCGTTTAATATTGGTAATCCGGAAAGAGAAGAACAGGGTAACATAACAATTAACGGGACCGATTTATATTTAACAGGCGCCACAAGATCTACATCATCATTAGATTTAGATCCATCCACCAACACCAATAGCGTAATAACAGCAACAAGCACCTTCTATTTATTTATGGCAAAGTACGATTTAAACTTTGCTCCCTCGAGCACTTCTTTTTTTAAGTGGGGCTTTAATACCGATTTGGATAATACCCAGTCCATATCAACTCTTAATATTAGTGGTACTGATATTATTCTTACCAGTAATAAGGTGAGCGAAAGCTCTATTGTTGATATCGATCCATCCGCCAATACCTATACGATAACCGGCAGGGGGATGACCATGATTAAATACGATGGTACAACCACCCCAAGCAATACCTCCTTTTTTCAATGGGGGTGGTGTTTAGGCGATTTGCAAATGTCTAATTTTCCAACCTCTGTTTATGATGCAGTGTTAGATGGTACTAATTTATTTATTGCAGGAATGGCAGGAGAAGGCACAGATATTGATCCCTCTAGCAATGTTAATACTTTTCCGGGTCTATGTGGCTTTACTGATATTCTTGTTGCAAAGTACGACATAAGCCTAAACCCTAGTAGCACCTCTTTTTTTCAATGGGCATTTACCTTATCTAGCACTAGTGATTGTACGTTTGGCTCACAAGAAAGGGCTGTTGGGTTAGTGATTTTTGATGACGATTTATATGTAGTGGGTAGTATTGATGACACCCCTGTTGACTTAGACCCATCAACTAATACCAATAGTGTTTCACCCACTTCCGCAGGGCAGGCTTTTGTGGCGGTGTACAAAAAAAACCTAATCCCTACCAATACTTTTTTTCATCAATGGGGGTTTATACCTACTGGAGGAGGGGGAAGCGGTGTTGATATAGAGGTAGATGCTATTGGAGATTTATACGTTACCGGATCTTTTTATTCCGAAAATGTAGATTTTGACCCTACAGCAGGCTCATTAGCACATTCAGCTTGCTTAACAGGCGCGACAACAACAAATAGTTTTGTTGGCAAATATGCATCAGGTATTCCGCTTCCAATACAACTAGTTTCTTTTAATGCTGAACCTGAAAATAATACACACGTAAACGTTTGGTGGGAAACGGCATCTGAGGTAAACAACGAATATTTTGTTGTGGAGCGATCGCAAGATGCGAAAAAATTTGAACCTATACTGTGGATTAACGCAAAGGGAAATAGTTATACAAAAATTAATTATTCTATTGTCGATTCCTTTCCATTTCAGGGTGTTTCTTATTACCGTCTCAAACAAATTGATTTTGATGGGGAATACAGTTATTCCAATTTGGTTGCTGTTATGCTTAAAAATGAATCTATTAATATATTTCCTAACCCTGCTAATGACCAAATAATGATTCTGGTAAATGATGAATATTTTTCTAATGGCTATGAAATAAGTATAGTGGATGCAATGGGAAAAAAACACTTTGTTGGGAGTTCAACTCAAGAGAAATATGAACTGGATATAGGAGAGTTATTTCTTCCTTGTGGTGTATATTCAATTAAGCTACAAAGTGCTAAATCATCAACCAGCCAAAAGGTTGTGCTAGTTCGGTAG
- a CDS encoding PQQ-dependent sugar dehydrogenase, whose protein sequence is MKNKSHRILKPLVICIYFIFCVLLSNTKAQINNYLLDSTYVNITTIVDSSKCDVPWDIAWGGDNRLWFTNRSYILAYNFSTQKVDTVFNKGSGNYLGLTFHPNFKDTPEVFIAWDTAYYYATGTQIRVFKYVYDSAMDVLFNEQELIRYFHQGEHSGGRLVTTLDRKLLITTNDYVCTWDTSNNYYNGKVLRMNFDGTIPTDNPTMNNYLYTIGHRNAQGIIQLPSGSIYVSELGANSDELNLLIPGKYYGWPASDGYTIWGSACNAWSIEFPIDAGMHPPSGIDWYSDTTIPEFNNCILESVLSFGGAIGGVIAYRLNSAGDSVVFKNHYFIGSGMKRIRDVAVAPDGSVYVISNDRAGARIRKIERGSFNSVQNYNSKKSNLFVYPNPASNEITIDNLPEGEITVEIKNIYGATVLCSNKISPENNKINIEQLPAGLYYLHINGSSSELAIKWFCKID, encoded by the coding sequence ATGAAAAATAAAAGCCATCGTATTTTGAAGCCCCTTGTAATTTGTATCTATTTTATATTTTGTGTTTTACTATCTAATACAAAAGCCCAAATAAACAATTATCTACTTGATAGTACATATGTAAACATTACAACAATTGTAGATAGTAGCAAATGTGACGTGCCCTGGGATATAGCATGGGGAGGAGATAACCGGCTTTGGTTTACAAACAGAAGTTATATACTTGCCTATAATTTTTCTACTCAAAAGGTAGATACCGTTTTTAATAAAGGAAGTGGCAATTATTTAGGGTTAACGTTTCACCCAAACTTTAAGGATACCCCTGAAGTTTTCATTGCATGGGATACTGCTTATTACTACGCAACAGGAACTCAAATTAGGGTGTTCAAGTATGTGTATGATTCTGCAATGGATGTTCTTTTTAATGAGCAAGAGTTAATCAGATACTTTCATCAGGGCGAACACTCTGGTGGCAGACTAGTTACCACATTAGATAGAAAATTACTTATCACGACTAATGATTATGTATGTACGTGGGATACTTCGAATAATTATTACAATGGAAAAGTATTGCGGATGAATTTCGATGGCACAATTCCTACCGATAATCCTACTATGAATAATTATCTATATACCATCGGACACAGAAACGCCCAAGGAATAATACAATTACCCTCTGGAAGTATTTATGTTTCAGAGCTTGGCGCTAACTCAGACGAGTTAAACTTATTAATCCCCGGTAAATACTATGGATGGCCGGCATCAGACGGGTACACTATTTGGGGTTCTGCATGCAACGCTTGGTCAATAGAATTTCCCATTGATGCGGGAATGCACCCTCCCTCTGGAATTGATTGGTATTCGGATACGACTATCCCAGAGTTTAACAACTGCATTTTAGAGTCTGTACTAAGTTTTGGGGGAGCAATTGGTGGTGTAATTGCCTATAGATTAAATTCTGCTGGGGATTCAGTAGTATTTAAAAATCATTATTTTATTGGCAGTGGTATGAAACGAATTCGAGATGTAGCTGTTGCTCCCGATGGAAGTGTATATGTTATAAGCAATGATAGAGCGGGCGCTCGAATCAGAAAAATTGAGAGAGGTAGCTTTAATTCGGTTCAAAATTACAATTCAAAAAAATCGAATTTATTTGTATATCCCAATCCTGCATCTAACGAAATAACAATTGATAATCTACCTGAAGGGGAAATAACAGTAGAGATAAAAAACATCTATGGCGCAACAGTTCTTTGTTCCAACAAAATTTCTCCCGAGAATAATAAAATAAACATTGAACAACTACCGGCTGGCTTATACTACCTACATATTAACGGATCAAGCAGCGAATTAGCTATAAAATGGTTTTGTAAGATAGATTAG
- a CDS encoding pinensin family lanthipeptide has product MKTTKKLSLGEIKVESFVTSLKANERETINGGEAKPMVAQYASALVGTLTAVPTAQPATPGLGASCAVANLVEANDAWTVGERASDLLCGNSRNFYCESVLNGCGSIQAILCISAAVNC; this is encoded by the coding sequence ATGAAAACAACTAAAAAGCTAAGCCTAGGCGAAATTAAAGTGGAAAGTTTTGTAACTAGTTTAAAAGCAAATGAAAGAGAGACGATAAACGGAGGGGAGGCGAAACCAATGGTTGCTCAGTATGCAAGTGCACTTGTTGGAACACTTACTGCGGTGCCAACTGCACAACCAGCGACACCTGGACTAGGAGCCTCATGCGCAGTAGCTAATTTGGTAGAAGCAAACGATGCTTGGACTGTTGGAGAAAGAGCATCTGATTTATTATGTGGTAATAGTAGAAATTTTTATTGTGAATCAGTGTTAAATGGATGTGGTTCTATTCAAGCGATTTTATGTATAAGCGCTGCTGTAAACTGCTAA